The following proteins are encoded in a genomic region of Prochlorococcus marinus XMU1408:
- a CDS encoding GNAT family N-acetyltransferase: MDNPLSIKPLSKADIDFVTEISRKEGFAPGVGDLGIYQNTDSQGLWVGWLNDTPIGCIAGVRYNENYGFLGLFLVIEKFRGRGFGLQLWKKAMAHLSDLPCVGLEAAPERIADYSKWGFTVSSKTTRWQWLGNGKFLDECLTQEDLNNFSFVEDSSIPSTAVEKFDEKREATPRPHFLSNWLNHPAGKVIAVIDKEGICHGFGRIRPCLLKTGDGWRIGPLMADSPKLLKILLKKLIDSHPGLIIIDTPGLNNSATELFKDLGFKSESETFRMYRGYQPPVSMNDVYGLACLELG; the protein is encoded by the coding sequence ATGGATAATCCTTTATCTATTAAACCTTTGAGCAAAGCTGATATTGATTTTGTTACTGAAATATCAAGAAAAGAGGGGTTTGCACCAGGAGTGGGTGATTTAGGAATTTATCAAAATACAGATAGTCAGGGACTTTGGGTTGGTTGGTTGAATGATACCCCTATTGGCTGTATTGCCGGTGTTAGATATAATGAAAACTATGGATTCCTTGGTTTGTTCTTAGTAATTGAGAAGTTTAGAGGTAGAGGATTTGGATTGCAGCTTTGGAAAAAAGCAATGGCTCATTTAAGTGATTTGCCTTGTGTTGGTTTGGAGGCCGCTCCTGAGAGAATTGCTGATTATTCAAAATGGGGTTTTACTGTTTCATCGAAAACAACAAGATGGCAATGGTTGGGAAATGGAAAATTCCTTGATGAATGTTTAACGCAGGAGGATTTAAATAATTTTAGTTTTGTTGAGGATTCTTCAATACCTTCGACTGCTGTTGAAAAATTTGATGAAAAAAGAGAAGCTACTCCTAGACCTCATTTTCTTTCAAATTGGCTAAATCATCCAGCTGGAAAGGTAATAGCAGTTATCGATAAAGAAGGAATATGTCATGGCTTTGGTCGAATAAGACCATGTCTTTTGAAAACTGGTGATGGGTGGAGAATTGGCCCTTTAATGGCTGACTCTCCAAAGCTTTTAAAAATTTTATTGAAAAAATTAATTGATAGTCATCCAGGACTGATAATTATTGATACACCTGGATTAAATAATTCTGCCACTGAATTATTTAAGGATCTTGGTTTTAAATCTGAATCAGAAACTTTTAGAATGTATAGAGGGTATCAACCACCTGTCTCTATGAATGATGTGTATGGATTAGCATGTCTAGAGTTGGGCTAA
- a CDS encoding SDR family oxidoreductase encodes MKLAITGASGKTGYRVAEEAISAGYEVRLIIRSQSELPNSLKGCERYFLSDTNGVTLDYALKGCDSLVIATGARPSIDLTGPAKVDYLNIQKQVESCKRQRLKRVVLVSSLCAGKLIHPLNLFGLILIWKRLGERSLQKSGLDWTVIRPGGLNEDETNLKNQNILFSGEKTQEEGSIPRRLVAKACIEALKTKDSIEKIIEITSSEENPKTNMSKAIKTFKI; translated from the coding sequence ATGAAATTAGCAATAACAGGTGCTTCTGGGAAAACAGGTTACCGAGTAGCAGAAGAAGCCATCTCGGCTGGATATGAGGTGAGATTAATAATTAGATCACAATCAGAACTACCTAATTCGTTAAAAGGCTGTGAAAGGTACTTTTTGTCAGATACTAATGGCGTTACTCTTGATTACGCTCTAAAAGGATGTGATAGTCTCGTAATAGCTACTGGTGCAAGACCATCCATCGATTTAACAGGGCCCGCTAAAGTAGATTATTTAAATATCCAAAAACAAGTTGAAAGTTGTAAAAGGCAAAGACTAAAAAGGGTTGTACTTGTAAGTTCTCTTTGTGCAGGCAAATTAATACACCCTCTAAATTTATTTGGTCTCATACTCATTTGGAAAAGATTGGGTGAAAGATCACTACAAAAAAGTGGCCTTGATTGGACTGTGATTCGTCCAGGAGGCCTAAATGAGGATGAAACTAATTTAAAAAATCAAAATATTTTATTTTCCGGTGAAAAAACTCAAGAAGAAGGCTCGATCCCTAGAAGACTAGTCGCAAAAGCCTGCATAGAGGCTTTAAAAACAAAAGATTCAATAGAAAAAATAATCGAGATTACTAGTAGCGAAGAAAATCCCAAAACAAATATGAGTAAGGCAATAAAGACGTTTAAAATTTAA
- the nth gene encoding endonuclease III, protein MKKSERVKVIIKRLEEIYPETHIPLDHQNDFTLLIAVVLSAQSTDKKVNELTKELFRVANSAEEMYRLGEEKIYSYIKQLGLAKTKAKNIYNLSRIVINKYNNIVPNSFKSLESLPGVGHKTASVVMSQAFGIPSFPVDTHIHRLSQRWGLSSGKSVIQTEKDLKKIFPKSLWNKLHLQIIFYGREYCSARGCNGTICKLCKELYPSRKKPVICLKA, encoded by the coding sequence ATGAAAAAATCTGAGAGAGTAAAAGTAATAATAAAAAGACTTGAAGAGATATACCCTGAAACACATATCCCCTTGGATCATCAAAATGATTTTACTTTGCTTATAGCAGTAGTTTTAAGCGCTCAATCTACTGACAAAAAAGTCAACGAATTAACAAAAGAACTTTTTAGAGTTGCTAACTCAGCAGAAGAAATGTATAGATTAGGTGAAGAGAAGATTTATAGTTATATAAAGCAACTTGGGCTAGCAAAGACAAAGGCAAAAAATATATATAATTTATCAAGAATTGTTATTAACAAATATAATAATATAGTACCTAATTCATTTAAAAGCCTTGAGTCTTTACCAGGAGTAGGACATAAAACAGCGAGTGTAGTAATGTCACAGGCTTTTGGTATACCATCATTTCCTGTGGATACACACATACATAGATTATCTCAAAGATGGGGTTTAAGTTCTGGAAAAAGTGTTATTCAAACTGAAAAGGATCTTAAAAAAATATTTCCTAAAAGTCTATGGAACAAATTACATTTACAAATCATATTTTATGGAAGAGAATATTGCTCAGCAAGAGGATGTAACGGAACAATATGTAAATTATGCAAGGAGCTTTACCCCTCCAGGAAAAAACCAGTTATTTGTTTAAAGGCTTAA
- a CDS encoding ABC transporter ATP-binding protein has protein sequence MENTELEIQNLWHKFKSNKDSNWVLKDINFSLNTGELVGLLGPSGCGKTTLLRLIAGFEKPNSGFIRKNGQIISDKNYLLLPERRKIGMVFQDYALFPHLNVWDNVCFGITKKKTSIERANWLLNLLGIYEFKGRYPHELSGGQSQRVALARALAPGTSLVLLDEPFCSLDVEVRAKLRLELSSVLKSCSASALLVTHDPQEALAICNRVAVMRKGEILQYSTPVEMVSRPSNDFVGQFALQRNILPIRHFNNSYSTRIGKLNISFDKSISTNSVCMFDKNSILIEPCPNGLFTVMAIEYRVNHYVYTVITDGIKLSVEMGLESKLNIGDNCKVRYILGKEFLVLPEKIKSNF, from the coding sequence TTGGAGAATACTGAACTAGAAATCCAGAACTTATGGCATAAGTTTAAATCCAATAAAGATAGCAACTGGGTTTTAAAAGATATTAATTTTTCTCTGAACACTGGTGAATTAGTTGGTTTGCTTGGTCCTTCTGGTTGCGGAAAAACTACTCTGCTCAGATTAATTGCAGGTTTTGAAAAGCCAAATAGTGGATTTATAAGAAAAAATGGTCAAATAATTTCTGATAAAAATTACCTTCTTTTACCTGAAAGAAGGAAAATAGGGATGGTTTTTCAAGACTATGCACTATTTCCTCATTTAAATGTTTGGGATAATGTTTGCTTTGGTATAACCAAGAAAAAAACATCTATTGAAAGAGCAAATTGGCTATTAAATTTATTAGGTATTTATGAATTTAAAGGTAGATATCCTCACGAATTGTCTGGCGGTCAAAGTCAAAGAGTCGCATTAGCTCGAGCCCTGGCTCCAGGAACCTCATTGGTTCTGTTAGATGAACCTTTTTGCTCTTTAGATGTTGAAGTAAGAGCCAAGTTAAGATTAGAGCTTTCTTCTGTATTAAAGTCCTGTTCGGCTTCTGCTCTTTTAGTAACTCATGACCCTCAAGAAGCATTAGCTATTTGTAATCGAGTGGCTGTTATGAGAAAAGGTGAAATTCTGCAATATTCAACTCCAGTAGAAATGGTTTCTAGGCCATCTAATGATTTTGTAGGTCAATTTGCTTTGCAAAGAAATATTTTACCCATTCGACATTTTAATAATTCCTATTCAACAAGAATTGGAAAATTGAATATTTCTTTTGATAAATCAATCTCAACTAATTCTGTATGTATGTTCGATAAAAACTCTATTCTAATTGAGCCATGTCCAAATGGATTGTTCACTGTCATGGCAATAGAGTATCGTGTTAATCATTATGTCTATACAGTAATTACAGATGGTATAAAATTAAGCGTAGAAATGGGATTAGAATCTAAATTGAATATTGGAGATAATTGCAAGGTAAGATATATTTTAGGAAAAGAATTCTTAGTTCTACCTGAGAAAATCAAATCTAATTTCTAA